One genomic window of Microbaculum marinisediminis includes the following:
- a CDS encoding alpha/beta hydrolase family protein, which produces MKRLTLAYALGALILAIGLTSTLSTASAADAEQIAGYDQFVFDAPHRAGKVGASVWYPVGTKTYKGIIGENPLFEGTPAYVGAEVADGRFPLVLLSHGSGGNMDGLSWLSSALAARGAMVLAVNHPGSTTGDSSPRRSVKLDERAADLSVALDRLLETPVFADHIDRGRIGALGFSLGGATALGLGGLRFDRELWGQYCDRLGPDAADCVFFAKGGIDYSDLPDGFEAAMRDDRVSSVVAVDPGLSYAVTADNAAKTDVPVLFVSLGRENLWPAADVSETGSGLVGRIADATHVTLSPAHHFTFLQVCKPDGAKMLREENDDPICDDPAGTDRAKIHAEIVDEVAAWLGLGNRTN; this is translated from the coding sequence ATGAAACGTCTCACGCTTGCCTACGCCCTTGGCGCCCTGATCCTCGCCATCGGGCTGACATCGACCCTCTCCACCGCCAGTGCCGCCGATGCCGAACAGATCGCCGGCTACGACCAGTTCGTCTTCGACGCCCCGCACCGCGCCGGCAAGGTCGGCGCGTCCGTCTGGTATCCGGTCGGCACGAAGACCTACAAGGGCATCATCGGCGAGAATCCCCTGTTCGAGGGCACGCCAGCCTATGTCGGCGCCGAGGTCGCCGACGGCCGCTTCCCGTTGGTCCTGCTGTCGCACGGATCCGGCGGCAACATGGACGGCTTGAGCTGGCTGTCCTCGGCGCTGGCCGCGCGCGGCGCCATGGTGCTCGCCGTCAACCATCCCGGCAGCACGACCGGGGATTCCTCGCCGCGCCGCTCGGTGAAGCTCGACGAGCGCGCCGCCGACCTGTCGGTCGCGCTGGATCGGCTGCTCGAGACTCCGGTCTTCGCCGATCACATCGACCGGGGGCGGATCGGTGCGCTCGGCTTCTCGCTCGGCGGGGCGACCGCGCTCGGCCTCGGCGGCCTGCGGTTCGACCGCGAGCTCTGGGGGCAGTACTGCGACCGGCTGGGCCCCGATGCGGCCGATTGCGTGTTCTTCGCCAAGGGCGGCATCGACTATTCCGACCTGCCGGACGGCTTCGAAGCCGCCATGCGCGATGACCGCGTTTCCTCGGTCGTCGCCGTCGATCCGGGCCTCAGCTACGCGGTGACGGCCGACAACGCCGCGAAGACCGACGTTCCGGTGCTGTTCGTCAGCCTCGGCCGGGAAAACCTGTGGCCGGCCGCCGACGTCTCCGAAACCGGCAGCGGCCTCGTCGGCCGGATCGCCGACGCGACGCATGTCACGCTCTCCCCGGCCCATCACTTCACCTTCCTGCAGGTCTGCAAGCCGGACGGCGCGAAGATGCTCAGGGAGGAGAACGACGATCCGATCTGCGACGACCCGGCCGGCACGGACCGCGCGAAGATCCACGCCGAGATCGTCGACGAGGTCGCCGCGTGGCTCGGTCTCGGCAACCGGACGAACTGA
- a CDS encoding LysE family translocator codes for MNDWFPSLAVLAAFTPAVLIVALTPGPDMTLFLGNALAQGRRAGIATLVGTNAGLVVHALFAAFGLSALLAASETAFSVVRFAGAAYLLWLAVQAIRHGSSLTLQTAGRPAKRTHDIVLTAFGVNLLNPKIVLFFVTFLPQFVSPADPHAAHKLLFLGLYFIAVSLPLCIGLVLAADRISAGLKRSRRAMRAFDYLFAGIMGAFAVRLIAARATNG; via the coding sequence ATGAACGACTGGTTTCCGAGCCTGGCCGTCCTTGCCGCGTTCACGCCGGCGGTGCTGATCGTCGCGTTGACGCCGGGCCCCGACATGACGCTGTTCCTCGGCAATGCCCTGGCGCAGGGCCGCCGCGCCGGCATTGCCACGCTCGTGGGCACCAACGCCGGGCTGGTCGTCCACGCCCTGTTCGCCGCGTTCGGTCTGTCGGCGTTGCTGGCCGCCTCGGAGACCGCCTTCAGCGTCGTCCGGTTCGCCGGCGCGGCCTACCTTCTGTGGCTCGCCGTTCAGGCGATCCGGCACGGCTCGTCGCTGACGCTGCAAACCGCCGGCAGGCCCGCAAAGCGCACCCATGACATCGTCCTGACGGCCTTCGGCGTGAACCTGCTCAATCCGAAGATCGTGCTGTTCTTCGTGACCTTCCTGCCGCAGTTCGTCTCTCCGGCCGATCCGCATGCGGCGCACAAGCTTCTGTTCCTGGGGCTGTATTTCATCGCGGTGTCGCTGCCGCTGTGCATCGGCCTCGTGCTGGCCGCCGACCGGATCTCGGCCGGGCTGAAGCGCTCGCGCAGAGCGATGCGGGCCTTCGACTATCTGTTCGCCGGGATCATGGGCGCCTTCGCCGTCCGGCTGATCGCCGCGCGCGCCACCAACGGCTGA
- a CDS encoding 2-hydroxychromene-2-carboxylate isomerase: protein MPSIDFWYEFASNYAYLAAARIEALADRAGVTVRWRPFLLGPVFAAQGLNTSPFKIYPIKGRNMIRDMERQCAAIGRPFRLPDPFPQNGLSAARIALVAIDEGWGPAFTNAVYSAEFVEGRTISDKTLLADIVTGLDRDPDAVFAAAETPDNKARLKAQTEEALRIGLFGAPTFVTEDGELFWGNDRLEQALHWARHGSLSGL, encoded by the coding sequence ATGCCGTCGATCGACTTCTGGTACGAGTTCGCCTCCAACTACGCCTACCTCGCCGCGGCGCGGATCGAGGCGCTGGCGGACAGGGCTGGCGTCACCGTGCGCTGGCGGCCGTTCCTGCTCGGCCCCGTCTTCGCGGCGCAGGGCCTGAACACCTCGCCCTTCAAAATCTACCCCATCAAGGGCCGCAACATGATCCGCGACATGGAGCGCCAGTGCGCGGCGATCGGCCGGCCGTTCCGGCTGCCGGATCCGTTTCCGCAGAACGGTCTGAGCGCCGCCCGCATCGCCCTCGTCGCTATCGACGAAGGGTGGGGGCCGGCATTCACCAACGCCGTCTATTCCGCCGAATTCGTCGAAGGCCGGACGATCTCCGACAAGACCTTGCTCGCCGACATCGTGACCGGTCTAGACCGCGATCCAGACGCCGTCTTCGCGGCCGCCGAGACGCCGGACAACAAGGCCCGTCTGAAGGCCCAAACCGAGGAGGCGCTGCGGATCGGCCTGTTCGGCGCGCCGACATTCGTCACCGAGGACGGGGAACTGTTCTGGGGTAACGACCGGCTCGAGCAGGCGCTGCATTGGGCCAGGCACGGCTCGCTGTCGGGCCTGTAG
- a CDS encoding argininosuccinate synthase produces MSRACRKSGHAGPARCVTRTVMTDVKKVVLAYSGGLDTSIILKWLKETYGCEVVTFTADLGQGEELEPARRKAEMLGIKEIYIEDLREEFVRDYVFPMFRMNALYEGVYLLGTSIARPLISKRLVEIAHATGADAIAHGATGKGNDQVRFELSAYALDPDIRVIAPWREWDFKSRTDLINFAEEHQIVVPKDKRGEAPFSVDANLLHSSSEGKVLEDPFEEAPEYVYQRTISPEEAPDKPTYIEIGFKKGDPISIDGKAMSPATLLTELNRLGHDNGIGRLDMVENRFVGMKNRGVYETPGGTVLHHAHRAIESLTLDRGAAHLKDELMPRYAELIYNGFWFSPEREMIQAMADKSQETVEGTVRVKLYKGNVTVVGRKSDQSLYSEELVTFEDDRGAYDQKDAAGFIRLNALRLRTLAARKRRG; encoded by the coding sequence ATAAGCCGGGCCTGTAGAAAATCCGGCCATGCCGGCCCTGCCCGGTGCGTCACGAGGACAGTTATGACAGACGTCAAGAAGGTGGTGCTTGCCTATTCCGGCGGCCTCGACACCTCGATCATCCTGAAATGGCTCAAGGAAACCTATGGCTGCGAGGTGGTGACCTTCACCGCCGATCTCGGCCAGGGCGAGGAGCTGGAGCCGGCGCGCCGCAAGGCCGAGATGCTCGGAATCAAGGAAATCTACATCGAGGACCTGCGCGAGGAATTCGTGCGCGACTACGTCTTCCCGATGTTCCGCATGAACGCGCTCTACGAGGGCGTCTACCTCCTCGGCACCTCGATCGCCCGGCCGCTGATCTCCAAGCGGCTGGTGGAGATCGCCCATGCCACCGGCGCCGATGCCATCGCGCACGGCGCGACGGGCAAGGGCAACGACCAGGTGCGTTTCGAACTGTCGGCCTATGCGCTGGATCCGGACATCCGGGTGATCGCGCCGTGGCGCGAGTGGGACTTCAAGTCGCGCACCGACCTGATCAACTTCGCCGAGGAGCACCAGATCGTCGTGCCGAAGGACAAGCGCGGCGAGGCGCCGTTCTCCGTCGACGCCAACCTCCTGCACTCCTCCTCGGAAGGAAAGGTGCTCGAGGATCCGTTCGAGGAGGCGCCGGAATACGTCTATCAGCGCACGATCAGCCCGGAGGAGGCCCCCGACAAGCCGACCTATATCGAGATCGGCTTCAAGAAGGGCGACCCCATCTCCATCGACGGCAAGGCCATGAGCCCGGCGACCCTTCTGACCGAGCTGAACAGGCTCGGTCACGACAACGGCATCGGCCGGCTCGACATGGTCGAGAACCGCTTCGTCGGCATGAAGAACCGTGGTGTCTACGAGACGCCGGGCGGCACGGTCCTGCACCATGCCCACCGGGCGATCGAATCGCTCACCCTCGACCGCGGCGCGGCGCATCTGAAGGACGAGCTGATGCCGCGCTACGCGGAGCTCATCTACAACGGCTTCTGGTTCTCGCCGGAGCGCGAGATGATCCAGGCGATGGCCGACAAGAGCCAGGAGACCGTCGAGGGCACCGTCCGCGTCAAGCTCTATAAGGGCAACGTCACCGTCGTCGGCCGGAAGAGCGACCAGTCGCTGTATTCGGAGGAGCTGGTCACCTTCGAGGACGACCGTGGCGCCTACGACCAGAAGGACGCGGCCGGGTTCATCCGCCTCAATGCGCTGCGGCTTCGCACGCTGGCGGCGCGGAAGCGGCGCGGCTAG
- a CDS encoding BTAD domain-containing putative transcriptional regulator, with amino-acid sequence MTGREDTQLHIRTLGGLDVTVAGAPVRVPTRKVQLLLVAVAMAAAMTASRERLIGLLWSDRSDAQARGSLRHALAALRKALPDPSTLVAPSGSVGLDPAKTECDAARFLALASCDPASAADLYRGPFLADCDFPDSAFEDWALAERRSLHARAQALVDAFDPVGATGTGREAVAGLAGRLLETDPACEEAHRALIRRDIAEGRRNAALRQYEACRQATLDALGAEPEEMTRALIQAPDRNNGHPETDRSEVRPPEDGSETSTHPSIVVLPFKNLSSDPEQGFFADGVVEEITSVLSRVRDFFVIARQTAETLRDSTMDTREIGRALGVRYILEGAVRRSGDRARITVRLIDAGTGTQIWSDRFDGDAKDVFDFQDEVAASVAGALHPSLRQAEIERALRKRPENLQAYDLILRAYPHFWAHTKADNAEAAVLFETALEIEPRNGLATAMLAWCRVQDVAYMWSEDPESDRSKGIELARRAAAMADDDPATMVAAAAALTISSADFALAQTLLERSLRIDPNNAWGWMRLGWLYHYDHRTEEAIAAFDRALRLSPYDPFAFNILVGSGVARQIRGDYKEAVAFVEAGLRSRPTMLWGYRGLASTAATAGDMDKARAAMRKLLEAYPDLTISSLKKAVPMTLQKHGVYWEGLRKAGLPEE; translated from the coding sequence ATGACCGGACGCGAAGACACCCAATTGCACATCCGCACGCTCGGCGGCCTGGACGTGACCGTCGCCGGCGCCCCCGTGCGCGTGCCCACCCGCAAGGTGCAGCTGCTGCTTGTCGCGGTGGCGATGGCCGCGGCAATGACCGCCAGCCGCGAGCGCCTGATCGGCCTGTTGTGGAGCGACAGAAGCGACGCCCAGGCGCGCGGCAGCCTGCGTCACGCGCTCGCCGCCCTGCGCAAGGCGCTGCCGGATCCCTCCACCCTTGTGGCACCTTCGGGCAGCGTCGGCCTCGATCCCGCGAAGACGGAATGCGACGCCGCGCGGTTTCTGGCGCTTGCATCCTGCGATCCGGCGTCGGCGGCCGACCTCTATCGCGGCCCCTTCCTGGCCGACTGCGACTTTCCCGACTCAGCCTTCGAGGACTGGGCCCTGGCCGAGCGGCGCAGCCTGCACGCCAGGGCCCAGGCGCTCGTCGACGCGTTCGATCCCGTCGGCGCGACGGGCACCGGACGCGAGGCGGTCGCCGGGCTCGCCGGGCGCCTGCTCGAGACCGATCCGGCCTGCGAGGAGGCCCACCGGGCGCTGATCCGCCGCGATATCGCCGAGGGCCGTCGCAATGCGGCGCTGCGCCAGTACGAAGCCTGCCGACAGGCAACCCTGGATGCGCTCGGCGCCGAGCCGGAGGAGATGACCCGCGCCCTGATCCAAGCGCCGGATCGGAACAACGGACACCCGGAAACCGACCGCTCGGAAGTTCGCCCGCCGGAGGACGGTTCCGAGACATCGACCCATCCCTCGATCGTCGTGCTCCCGTTCAAGAACCTGTCGAGCGATCCCGAACAGGGTTTCTTCGCCGATGGCGTCGTCGAGGAAATCACCTCCGTCCTGTCGCGGGTCCGCGACTTCTTCGTGATCGCCCGGCAGACGGCCGAGACGCTGCGCGACTCCACGATGGACACGCGCGAGATCGGCCGCGCGCTCGGCGTGCGCTATATCCTCGAGGGCGCGGTGCGCCGCTCCGGCGATCGGGCCCGCATCACCGTGAGGCTGATCGACGCCGGTACCGGGACGCAGATCTGGTCGGACCGGTTCGACGGCGACGCCAAGGACGTCTTCGATTTCCAGGACGAGGTGGCCGCGTCGGTCGCCGGGGCGCTGCATCCCTCCTTGCGACAGGCCGAGATCGAGCGTGCGCTGCGCAAGCGGCCGGAGAACCTACAGGCCTACGACCTGATCCTGCGTGCCTATCCGCATTTCTGGGCGCATACCAAGGCCGACAACGCGGAAGCCGCGGTCCTGTTCGAGACGGCGCTCGAAATCGAGCCGAGGAACGGCCTCGCCACGGCCATGCTGGCGTGGTGCCGGGTGCAGGACGTCGCCTACATGTGGAGCGAAGACCCGGAATCCGACCGGTCGAAGGGGATCGAACTGGCCCGTCGGGCGGCCGCCATGGCCGACGACGACCCCGCCACGATGGTCGCGGCGGCGGCGGCCCTGACGATCAGCTCGGCCGACTTCGCGCTGGCGCAGACGCTGCTCGAGCGCAGCCTTCGGATCGATCCGAACAACGCGTGGGGCTGGATGCGGCTGGGATGGCTCTATCACTACGACCATCGGACCGAAGAGGCGATCGCCGCGTTCGACCGCGCCCTGCGGCTCAGCCCGTACGACCCGTTCGCGTTCAACATTCTGGTCGGCAGCGGCGTCGCCCGCCAGATCCGGGGCGACTACAAGGAGGCGGTCGCGTTCGTCGAAGCGGGCCTGCGGTCGCGACCGACCATGCTATGGGGCTACCGCGGTCTCGCCTCGACGGCTGCCACGGCCGGAGACATGGACAAGGCCAGGGCGGCGATGCGCAAGCTGCTGGAGGCCTATCCGGACCTTACGATATCCAGCCTCAAGAAGGCTGTTCCGATGACCCTGCAGAAACACGGCGTCTACTGGGAAGGCCTGCGAAAGGCCGGCCTTCCCGAGGAATAG